AGACCATGATTGCAAATTCGCTGTAAAGCCTAATCTTTTAAACGTAAGATCGTCCTTTCGCTTTGGCGGGGGACGGTCTTTTTGTATGGATGAATAAAGAGGGATGAACAAACCACAATATAGAGAGTCGCAAACAATGCAAAGGTGGTCAGTTCATGAAGGAAAGAAAATGGGATCTGTTTGCACTAGCATCCATTCCACTTATTATGACCCTCGGTAACTCCATGTTGTTGCCTATTTTGCCGCAGATTTCTAAAGAACTCGGCATTAGCTCTTTTCAGGTGAGTATGCTGATTACTGTCTATGGATTGATGGCTATTGTGATGATCCCTATTGCAGGGTACCTGTCTGATACGTATGGACGAAAAAAGGTGATTCTTCCGAGCCTGATCATTGCTGCTATTGGTGGTATCATCTGTGTGGTGGCGGCTTGGCTTATGAAGGGCATTAGTGCTTATTGGGTCATTCTGGCCGGTCGTTTGTTACAAGGCATAGGCGCGGCCGGTGCTTTTCCGATTGTGCTGCCCTTTGTTGGTGATTTGTTCAAGAAAGAAGAGGATGTAAGCAAAAGTCTGGGAATCATTGAGACCTCTAATACGTTTGGTAAAGTACTCAGCCCGATTCTTGGCGCTTATCTCGGTTTATGGCTCTGGTTCGCACCTTTTATCGCAATTCCTGTTCTATGTCTAATCTCATTTGGCTTAGTTTTGTTTCTGGTTCGAAAGCCGGAAGCAAAGGAACAGCCTGAGAAACAGAGTATACGAGAATTTTTAAATGGAATTGTGAGTATTTTGCGTAAAAAGGGACGATGGCTGTATGCTATTTTTGCCATAGGTGGTATCTGTATGTTTGTGACCTTTGGCGTTCAATTCTATTTATCAGAGATACTGGAATCTAAGTATAAAATGCATGGGGCGATGAAGGGGTATGTACTGGGGGTCCCGTTAGCCTTGTTATGTTTGTCCTCGTATGGAACAGGAAAGATTATTGGTCAGAACAAAACGCTAATGAAATGGCTTGGCTTTGGGGGGATGGTATTACTAACTGCAGCAATGATCTTTGCAGGGTTCAATAAAGGCATTTATTTCTTAGTTGGATTTATGGGTTTAGGCTGTGTTGGAATTGGGATTGTTCTGCCTTGCATGGATGCATTGATAACAGAAGGGATTGAAAAGGAGAATAGTGGAACTATAACCTCTCTCTATAGCAGTATGCGGTTCATCGGGGTATCTTTGGGGCCGCCGGTGGTATCGCTGCTGATGAGCAGTGGACATTGGGTATTGTTTGCTTTGATGGCTACAGTTGGCGCTATCGGTGGTTTGCTGACCTTATTTGCAGTTACGCCAAGCAAAGGAAGCAAGGGGGAATCCGGTGTGAAAGAAACAGAGAAGATCAATCCCCGCCTTTTGTCAAAGCGTGTTCGTCAGACTTCGGCGATGTCCATTGATGGAAAAAAGAGCTATCCTTAAGCTACGTTGCCATAGCTTCTGGGATAGCCCTCTTGATAAAAGAATAAAAGACTCTTCTTATGCCTGTGGTACGGATTCCCAATCCTTCAGGAAGCGTTCAATACCGTTATCTGTCAGCGGATGCTTCCAGAGGGTTGGCAGGAGCGAACCTGGGATGGTAGCAATGTGAGCACCAGCAAGCGCTGCTTGCTCTACATGTGCAATGTTACGAATGGATGCTGCAATAATTTCGGAAGTCATGCCGTAGTTGGTCAGGATAGTCTTTAGATCCTTGATCAGCTTCATTCCGTCAACACCGATATCATCCAGACGTCCTACAAAAGGAGAGATATAAGTTGCGCCTGCTTTTGCAGCCATCAAGCCTTGAGCCGCTGAGAAGACAAGCGTTACGTTAGTTTTGATACCTTTTTTAGTAAGCTCATAACAAGCTTCCAAGCCATCTTCAGTCATAGGGAGTTTAATGACAACGTTTGGAGCCCATTCAGCAATTTCGTATGCTTCTTTCAGCATTTCTTCTGCTGTCAAACCGATTACTTCTGCGCTAACAGGACCTGGAACGATGGCTACGATTTCTTTGATAACATCTTTAAACAATCTTCCTTCTTTAGCGATGAGCGACGGGTTAGTCGTTACGCCATCCACTAATCCGAGGCGAGTAATACGTTTGATCTCTTCAATATTTCCGGTGTCCAAGAAAAACTTCATTTTAAGTTTCCTCCCTTGATTTCCATATGGATTGACAAACAATATTCATATTTTCATTATGAGACATGTCAAACGAAGTTTCAACTGTTATTTTGAATATTTCAAAATAACTTTATAGATTGAGGGCCTTTTACACTTGTTAAATCGAAGATAATATAAGATTGGTCTATGCATCTATCCATGATAATATATAATCGGTATTGTTATTATGGCGTATTGGGTGGGACGTGATGAAATGTACTCAGTATTAGTTATTTCGCTTGTGCTCGTGTTGTCAGTTGCCGGATTCTTGGCCTATCAAAACAGCAAATTGGTATCTAATCAGAAGAAATTAGGAACTTTATCACGTAATCCTGCACTAATGTATTCTATTTTTGACCAATCTTGCACTGCTAGTGTGGAAGATCCAGATGTAATTCCTTTAATTCAATACACAGTTTTTGTGGAGTCCAGTGGACAGGTAGTTGTGAATAAGCCTTTGGCTATCATTAATCTATGTAGAGTTAGCGCGGGTAAAGGGGAATTAGTTCTGGCTGATGTCGAACGTAATGTGCTAGAGTACATTAAATCGGCAGCTCCCTCGGATTCATTCATTGCGCATAAAGCTTACTTACATAGGGCTGCTAACCACGCTGAAAAAGAGATGATCCTAAATTTAGAGGATGTAGTGAAATTACAATATACATAAGGCAGAATGAAGATTATTGATTTTTTCGGCTGCAAGAAGGATAATACGAAATTGGATACAAGAAATGAGGGAAATAGAGTGCCGCCCGTTACAGAAGTGAATTTTGAAGTGGTTGACCCAGAGAATGCTGCTTTAAGAGAGCTTATTACGTTTCTGGATGAGGAACTGAAGATGCGTTATCCGCACGAGACGATCTATGTCGTCGATTTCGAGGATCCCAAAGTAAAAGAAATGACTTTTGTAGTAGCCTACTTGAACGGTAAACCAGTGGGTTGCGGCGGGCTTCGTCCATTGGATTATATCGGCACTGAGAAGGCTGCGATGGAGTTGAAGCGTTTTTATGTAGATTCTTGTTATCGCAAAATGGGCATAGCTACTAATATGCTGTTATTCCTTGAGGCACAGGCAATTGCTGCCGGCTTTAGGGAGATCCGATTGGAGACTGGAATCAAACAGCCTGAAGCGATTGCGCTTTACGTCAAACACGGCTACCAACCGATAGATTTGTTTGGACCCTATATCGGTGATCCGGATAGTCTCTGTTACGGCAAAATATTGGATGTCGGTGCTTAACCGGAATCCTACTGATTATGGGAATTTCAAGTTTACTATAAATCTTTATAACGGATAACATGGGGGTATTTATATGAGCATCAATGTTAAACAATTAGCAGCAGAAAAAGCAGTAGAATACGTAGAAGATGGAATGAAGGTAGGTCTGGGTACGGGATCAACTGCTTACTGGGCGATCCGTAAGCTTGGCGAACGCGTCAGTGAAGGTCTAAAGATTACCGCAGTTGCTACTTCACGCGCTTCCGAGGAACAAGCACGAGAGCTAGGGATTCCACTGGTAGCTTTTGGTGATATTGATAGTCTGGACCTGACCATTGACGGAGCGGACGAGCTGGACAACAGCTTGCAACTAATTAAAGGCGGCGGCGGCGCTTTGCTTCGTGAAAAGATTGTAGCTAGTAATAGTACTCGGATGATCGTGATTGCCGATGAGGGTAAAGTTGTAAGCACGCTAGGCAAATTTCCACTGCCAGTGGAAATCGTTCCTTTCGCCTGGGAGTGGACTGTGGCGGAGCTTGCTAAACTGGGTTGCCAACCCGAGTTGCGCCGTAACGGAGAAGAGTTGTACAAGACGGATAATGGCAACTACATAGCGGACTGCCGATTTGAAGAGATAGAATCTGCGCCAAAGCTTGCATTGACCATCCAAAGTATCCCGGGTGTTGTAGATCACGGCCTATTTATTGGAATTGCAGCGATGGCTATTGTCGGTAAACATGACGGAAGCATCGAAATAATAGAAGCTCAATCTAAGAATTGATTAACCGCAGACTTAGAGAAACTAGCCGTTCATGGCCGCTAAAAGGATTGACACGGGTAGTACTAACTCTGTATAGTGCTACTGTTATCTATTGGATGTTTCTCGGATTTGGACGTGAAGTTCACACTGGAGGTCCTCTTCAGTACAATCTGGTTCCATTACGTACGGTGTCACTTTATTTCAACTTGGATAACGGGTTATCACTGATCAACCGGCTAGTGAATCTGCTAGGGAATGTTGTGGTTTTTATTCCATTTGGTTTTCTTTGGCCATTAGTAAAGACACGTTCGATTTCTTGGCTTAGGATCTCGTTATATGCTGTCCCTTGCATACTGCTTTTGGAGTGCTTACAAATGCTGCTGCATGTGGGAAGCTTCGATATTGATGATTTACTATTAAACATGCTAGGTGTGTGGATAGGCTACGGATTGTTTCGAGTGATTAGCTTTAAAAGTAACAAAGAAGGAGAAATGTGAAGAATGTTGATTGATCTTAAA
This Paenibacillus sp. FSL R5-0345 DNA region includes the following protein-coding sequences:
- a CDS encoding GNAT family N-acetyltransferase, whose amino-acid sequence is MKIIDFFGCKKDNTKLDTRNEGNRVPPVTEVNFEVVDPENAALRELITFLDEELKMRYPHETIYVVDFEDPKVKEMTFVVAYLNGKPVGCGGLRPLDYIGTEKAAMELKRFYVDSCYRKMGIATNMLLFLEAQAIAAGFREIRLETGIKQPEAIALYVKHGYQPIDLFGPYIGDPDSLCYGKILDVGA
- a CDS encoding MFS transporter, with product MKERKWDLFALASIPLIMTLGNSMLLPILPQISKELGISSFQVSMLITVYGLMAIVMIPIAGYLSDTYGRKKVILPSLIIAAIGGIICVVAAWLMKGISAYWVILAGRLLQGIGAAGAFPIVLPFVGDLFKKEEDVSKSLGIIETSNTFGKVLSPILGAYLGLWLWFAPFIAIPVLCLISFGLVLFLVRKPEAKEQPEKQSIREFLNGIVSILRKKGRWLYAIFAIGGICMFVTFGVQFYLSEILESKYKMHGAMKGYVLGVPLALLCLSSYGTGKIIGQNKTLMKWLGFGGMVLLTAAMIFAGFNKGIYFLVGFMGLGCVGIGIVLPCMDALITEGIEKENSGTITSLYSSMRFIGVSLGPPVVSLLMSSGHWVLFALMATVGAIGGLLTLFAVTPSKGSKGESGVKETEKINPRLLSKRVRQTSAMSIDGKKSYP
- a CDS encoding VanZ family protein: MINRRLRETSRSWPLKGLTRVVLTLYSATVIYWMFLGFGREVHTGGPLQYNLVPLRTVSLYFNLDNGLSLINRLVNLLGNVVVFIPFGFLWPLVKTRSISWLRISLYAVPCILLLECLQMLLHVGSFDIDDLLLNMLGVWIGYGLFRVISFKSNKEGEM
- the rpiA gene encoding ribose-5-phosphate isomerase RpiA — translated: MNVKQLAAEKAVEYVEDGMKVGLGTGSTAYWAIRKLGERVSEGLKITAVATSRASEEQARELGIPLVAFGDIDSLDLTIDGADELDNSLQLIKGGGGALLREKIVASNSTRMIVIADEGKVVSTLGKFPLPVEIVPFAWEWTVAELAKLGCQPELRRNGEELYKTDNGNYIADCRFEEIESAPKLALTIQSIPGVVDHGLFIGIAAMAIVGKHDGSIEIIEAQSKN
- the fsa gene encoding fructose-6-phosphate aldolase encodes the protein MKFFLDTGNIEEIKRITRLGLVDGVTTNPSLIAKEGRLFKDVIKEIVAIVPGPVSAEVIGLTAEEMLKEAYEIAEWAPNVVIKLPMTEDGLEACYELTKKGIKTNVTLVFSAAQGLMAAKAGATYISPFVGRLDDIGVDGMKLIKDLKTILTNYGMTSEIIAASIRNIAHVEQAALAGAHIATIPGSLLPTLWKHPLTDNGIERFLKDWESVPQA